CGACGCAGACCGTGAGCGTGACGCAGAAGCTCGTCCTCCAGGACAAGGTCTTCGCGATCTTCAACGGGCTGGGCACGCCCACGCACTCCAAGGTGGTCGACTACCTGAACGCCCAGCGCGTCCCTGACTTGTTCGTCGCGTCCGGCTGCGGCTGCTGGGACCAGCCGGGCAAGCACCCGCAGACGTTCGGCTGGCAGGTCGACTACATCCGCGAGGGCAAGATCCTCGGCGATCACGTCAAGAAGGCCTACGCGGGCAGGAAGGTCGCCTACTTCTTCCAGAACGACGACTTCGGGCAGGACGGGGTGAAGGGCCTCGACAAGTACATCCCGAAGGACCAGGTCGTCTCCCGGCAGTCCTACCAGCCGGGCAGCACCGACATCGGCGCGCAGGCTCAGGCGATCGCGCAGTCCAAGGCCGACGTCGTCGTGCTGTTCAGCATCCCCACCTACACGGCGCTGTTCCGCCTGGCCGCGCTGAAGCTGAACTACAAGCCGACGTTCGTCGTCAGCAACGTCGGGTCCGATCCGATCACCCTCACGGGGCTGCTGGAGAGCTTCGCCAAGAAGGGCGGCAGCGAGGTCGAGGGCAGCCCGCTCATCCAGGGCATGGTGACCGACGGCTACCTCGCCGCGCCGGGCGACGCCTCCAACAGCTGGACGGCGCTGTTCAAGAAGATCCATGCCCAGTACATCCCGAAGCTGCCGTTCAACGGCAACATCGTCTACGGGATGTCGGTCGCCTACACCTTCGCGCAGGCGCTGCAGGCGGCCGGGAAGAACCCGACCCGCAAGGGCGTCGTCGAGGCGCTGGAGAAGTCGCGCTTCACCGGGCCGGGCGTCGTCCCGTTCGCCTACGGCGCGGATTCGCACGCCGGGTACACCGGAGCGGTCATCGGCACGGTCAAGGGGCAGAACGTCGTGCCCCAGGGGCAGCCGCTGACCACCGACGACGGCGACGGCCCGATCCAGCCCTACACGACCCCGCAGCCGCAGGCGCCCGCCAACGGCATCCCCGCCGCGGGCTGAGGAGTCCCGCCGTCCCGCGCGTCCCCGGCGCGGGACGGCGGCCGGGTACGCGCCGACCGCTCCCGGCCACCTGCGGCCTCCTTCCGTTCGAGTTCGCGTCCAGGTCGCGGGCGGGCGGCCGGCCATGGTCGTCTCGTCCGATCACGGGAAGGATGATCTGTGGCGGGCGGCGGGCGGCGGGCGGCGTGAGGGGGCGGTGTGATGGCCTGGGCGGTCTGCTTCAGCCT
The sequence above is a segment of the Actinomadura coerulea genome. Coding sequences within it:
- a CDS encoding ABC transporter substrate-binding protein encodes the protein MKRPRTMRALALTTAATLAVAASGCGGDGGGGGSAAPGVTATTVTIGSHQPLTGPAAPGYSANSAASKAFFDYVNANGGVHGRKIVYKYVDDAYNPTQTVSVTQKLVLQDKVFAIFNGLGTPTHSKVVDYLNAQRVPDLFVASGCGCWDQPGKHPQTFGWQVDYIREGKILGDHVKKAYAGRKVAYFFQNDDFGQDGVKGLDKYIPKDQVVSRQSYQPGSTDIGAQAQAIAQSKADVVVLFSIPTYTALFRLAALKLNYKPTFVVSNVGSDPITLTGLLESFAKKGGSEVEGSPLIQGMVTDGYLAAPGDASNSWTALFKKIHAQYIPKLPFNGNIVYGMSVAYTFAQALQAAGKNPTRKGVVEALEKSRFTGPGVVPFAYGADSHAGYTGAVIGTVKGQNVVPQGQPLTTDDGDGPIQPYTTPQPQAPANGIPAAG